In Pelecanus crispus isolate bPelCri1 chromosome Z, bPelCri1.pri, whole genome shotgun sequence, the following are encoded in one genomic region:
- the LOC142596657 gene encoding interferon-like, whose protein sequence is MAAPATPQPRLPHGAPALLLLLTALASALACQHLRPRDTTFPWHGLRLLQHMAPSPPQTCHHQHAPFPFPDTLLHASHPQQADATALRILQHLFDTLSGPNTPQHWDATARRQLLSGLHHRIQQLQQCPPANPTLSQGQGPRNLLLGIEKYFGRIRDFLRTHNHSACAWDHVCLEARLCFQRLHNLTRSTPN, encoded by the coding sequence atggCTGCGCCCGcaaccccacagccccgcctGCCGCACGGCGCCCCggcgctcctgctcctcctcacggCTCTCGCCTCCGCCCTCGCCTGCCAACACCTGCGTCCCCGAGACACCACCTTCCCCTGGCACGGCCTCCGGCTCCTCCAGCAcatggctcccagcccgccgCAGACATGCCACCACCAGcacgcccccttccccttccccgacACCCTCCTCCACGCCAGCCACCCGCAGCAAGCCGACGCCACCGCCCTCCgcatcctccagcacctcttCGACACCCTCAGCGGACCCAAcaccccacagcactgggacGCCACGGCACGACGGCAACTCCTCAGCGGCCTCCACCACcgcatccagcagctccagcaatgCCCGCCAGCCAACCCCACGCTCTCCCAAGGCCAAGGGCCCCGCAACCTGCTGCTCGGCATCGAAAAGTACTTTGGGCGCATCCGCGACTTCCTCCGCACCCACAACCACAGCGCCTGCGCCTGGGACCACGTCTGCCTCGAAGCTCGCCTCTGCTTCCAACGCCTCCACAACCTCACCCGCTCCACGCCCAATTAG